One window from the genome of Crassostrea angulata isolate pt1a10 chromosome 2, ASM2561291v2, whole genome shotgun sequence encodes:
- the LOC128173755 gene encoding uncharacterized protein LOC128173755 — translation MSPNFENSKDYYMESTFNNNMDQWGLCQYFCMWCYCYKEQICDFSFPSWPIQRCPLEQVKNLSENTFEYKEKDLCPFIPYDDMPVDDLHLRIRISHKLFNQVVTWSIDQKTEDDLCKELRRICVSFKIWEEKGDDKLNIKVKKWSQPNGEDLRTVIHKMRLANVHSDQRDRRYVNVESLTISQLNDELGQRIRQQGKKVCFSCSI, via the exons atgtcaccaaattttgaaaattccaagGATTATTACATGGAAAGCACTTTCAATAATAATATGGATCAATGGGGCCTATGTCAGTACTTTTGTATGTGGTGCTACTGCTATAAGGAACAGATATGCGATTTCAGTT TTCCCTCATGGCCAATTCAAAGATGCCCATTAGAACAAGTGAAGAACTTGTCAGAAAACACCTTTGAGTACAAGGAAAAAGACTTATGTCCATTCATTCCTTATGATGACATGCCTGTTGATGACCTTCATCTTCGGATAAGGATTTCTCACAAACTTTTTAACCAG gttgTAACGTGGTCCATTGATCAGAAAACTGAAGATGATCTATGTAAAGAGCTTAGAAGGATATGTGTTTCCTTTAAGATATGGGAAGAGAAAGGGGACGACAAGTTGAATATAAAAGTCAAGAAGTGGTCGCAACCAAATG gAGAAGACTTGAGAACAGTTATTCATAAAATGCGGTTGGCCAATGTTCATAGTGATCAAAGAGACCGCCGTTATGTGAATGTAGAGAGCCTTACAATCAGCCAGCTAAATGATGAACTCGGGCAGAGGATTCGACAACAAGGGAAAAAAGTGTGTTTTAGTTGCTCGATTTAA